A segment of the Malaclemys terrapin pileata isolate rMalTer1 chromosome 1, rMalTer1.hap1, whole genome shotgun sequence genome:
tgggagcctgGCACATGGAGGAGATTCCAGGTGTGGTGTCAGTTTAATATCCTAGATCCCCCTAGTCTGTCCTTCCGGGGGGATGGGCTTGCTGATCTAACAGcttttttttccatctctaactactCTGATCCAAAGGGCCATCACTGGACACATTTGCTGTGGTCCAAGACAATGAATGAAATGTATGAGAAATAGATGGctgatatatttataatatattttatcCTATTGGCAAGGCCTCAGTTAGGTACAGAATATTACTTACCTtgctttgtaaagcgctttgagatgtATGGCTGTCCCGCACTATATAATTGCTGGGCATTCTAAGAGTCTAATAAATAATGGTTGTGTAGCTTTACATTTTTCTGCAATGTGTTCATGCTTCATTCTCTTGCTTGTCAGTTGCAGATAGGCTGGTGGTTATACTGGGGACCTGTAGAAAGTAAgtgtgcttactttatattttttagGAACTTCAGAACTTACTGGGCCAGATCCATAGCAAGTATAAATTGGCATCATTCTGTTGACTTCAACTCCAGCTGTGGGTCTTCCCCCTTATAATGTTTCAGGTCTTCTTCTTCCTTTATTTCTCAGTGACAGAGGGAAAGAGGAGTTATTTTTTAAGCATATGCTCCCTGTTCACTTATTccaatgagataactggctttgaCTGCTTTACTGTCTGAATTATACTTTCCTATAGTGCCTTATGTTTTTCTTTGGACATTTATTGATACTGAGTAATTAACATGAAAGCAGTATGGATGGGCTTTGATTGAAGAAATCAGCTAGATAGCTATTAGGGGACTAAAAGCAATTCCATGGCCAGAATTATACATCTTTAAAATTGTGATAATATCAAGGAGCAAATGGATTTATAATttaatgggaggaggaggggtaggGGGGCTTCAGACGTTCTTTTTCCATGTTTGATAGAAAGATTACAGAGGATGCATTTGGTGTGCAGAAGTTTGATAAAGTTGTTGAGCATTTTCCTAAGAATAGCACCACTTGTCTTTCTTGTAAACAGTAATTGCGCCAAATGAAGAGAATTCTtctgttcaacatttttattaaaacattaGTTCCCAGGGTGACAAGTTGGATCATCCTCTGTTTTCAAAGTCTGATAATGATACACTTTAGAAGCTTTGAAGAAAACCTTTGTCTAGACAGATGCAGCTTAGGAAAGCTTTTGAACTGTAGCATTCACGAGAAAATTTTGTTGACATTGTTACATATAGgatttttgtattttgtatttgggAATTCTTCAGCAATCTCGTACTTCCTTGTGCTAAAACAAAGCACAATACTTGTATCAGAACAGGGACtgtgagaaaacaaaatatagagCTTTGGCTCCCAGAAGGGTCTTTTTTTCTCCTGTACAGTGTTTCCACGGAAGGAGTTTCATTCCCAGCTAGCAGTTCATTTCCGGCCTTCAGAAATAATAATCACCTACTGGTGGCTATTACATTTTAACTCTTTAATCTTTTGTGTCTGGTTGGCATTATTAGAAGCCTTCACAATTGTTAAAAGGAGTAAAATAGCCAACTTGAAAACAATAATAAGAACCATGACAACAAACTTATTGAAAAGTTTCTCTGCAACAAATTCACTTGATTTGAACCCTAGCGGTCTTTTTTCTCAGTATTATTTCACATACCCAGGGTTTATTTCTGAGAGCAGAACATCAAAGATTTACAAGTAACAAAATGGAGCCACCTAACAATGCAAAGGGCCAGTCAGTGTCTAGCTCATGTGGGGGTGTGTACGAGGAGGGGATGATTCCAGGAGCTCTCCATGTTCACATGCAATCCCTGTGCTCTCCTGAGTGTAACTGCTGCTCTCTGTTAGCATGTCCTGGGTCACTAGCCACCTGAAAGGaagctgggagggggaagagcccctTTCTGCCCAGCAGAGCTAGCTGGCCACAGAGGGGAAGGCATGCAACACTCTCTTTATATGCCAGGGAAACCCAGCAAGGGGTGAGGGGGCTTGGGGTTGGCTCTGCAATGTCCCCAGTACAGGCCTCTGAGGTACAATGTGATTTGAAAAACTCTTTAGAAGTCTATCCAATATCCTCTGACCAGGAAGTAACATGGTCATTATGTCCATATTTAGGTTTATTGGCTTGGATTGATTTAACTATTAATGATAGTTATACATATATAcaatgcttttcatcttcaaagcactttacaacaaTTAAGATTCACAGCCTCCACATGAGGTACTATAGGTGACTAGGCATTATTCTTAGATAACAAACGTTTAAGTGAAAAACACAACAGTCTTAACTATAGAGTCATAACCAGCACCTCTGTAATCACAAAGCCCATTGTACAGATCAGGAAACTGTGGACGGAGGGTTAAAATCTCTTGTCTGAGGCCACAAAGGGAGTCAGgactggtctacacctaaaaatgGGATCAACCtagttacatcactcagggatgtgagaaAGATTTTGCACCCTGTGCAATGTAGTAGAGAGACCTAATTCCCCCATAGATGCAggtagattgatggaagaattcttctgccaaccTAACTACTACCTCTTGGATATGTGGATTACCTGCATCAatggaaaaaacccacaattcaagaggaatgttgataaattgaggggggttcagagaagatccacaagaatgtttaaaagatttatagactcaaggagctcaatcttttgatcttaacaaagggaaggttaaggggtgacttgactacagtctataagtacctacatggggaacaaatatttaacaatgggttcttcagtctagcagagaaaggtataatgtgatccaatggctggaagctgaagctagacatattctgactggaaataaggcgtaaatgtttaatggtgagaataattaaccatgtGTCGTGGTAGATTATCCATcaatgaccattttaaaatcaagattggatgtttttctaaaagatctgctctaggaattatttgggggaaattctatACCCTGTGTtatagaggtcagactagatgatcgtaattGTTCctcctggccttagaatctgtgaatctattgtGTGGGACGCATCTAGACTATGATACTACAGCAccatagctgtgccgctgtagtatAGACGTGGCCATAGTATCCAAAGCCAAGAGTAGAAGCCAGGAAAGTCCTGTTCTCAGACTACTaccttactcccccccccccccccaaagataaACATGAAAACATATACACCTGAAAAGATGTATTCCAACTCTGGAAACTCATCCATACCCCTACAGACAACTGCCCACGCAGCAGGAAGTGCACTGTCTGGAAACTGGAAGCAGCCCTGCTTCAAAAAGGGAACATAGCTAGTATATAAAGAACAGGGGACTAAGCCTCTGTGCTTCACTGTGATTTTTAACAGTGCTTTTTAGTattattagagctgagtgaataattcataGCAAATAACTCATAAACCAAATTTAGCTCCTTGTTGTTTGTGAATTGTTCATGGGCAGATGATTATCTCTCcaaatgtttttcttctttaaaattatttgctgaataatttTGATCTTTAAATTGCTAGTGAGCAGGTCATTACTAGAAATCAATATGGAATATACAAAATTTGAAATGAGAGCTGTACGGGTTCGTTCTGATTGGACACATATGTCACATAATTGTTTTTTCATTCCCTAATTGGATGAAGAGGACATTTAACAGATTTACATTGCAACTATTCACATTTCTGAGTTTAATATTTGCTTTCTGTCAGTTTGTCATAGAGTtatagatttaaggccagaaggatcattgtgatcatctagtctgacttcctgtataacacaggccataggacgtCCCCGaatgaattcctgtttgaactagtgcatgttttttagaaaaacttccaatcttgatttaaaagtttccagtgatggagaatctaccacaacccttggtaaattgttccaatggttaattacttccACTATGTAAAATGTGACCCTTATTTCTAGTctcagtttgtctagcttcaacttccagccattggatcttgttatacctttgagACCTCTATTATCACGTTTCTGTTCCCCTTGTAGGTAGttacagactgtgatcaggtcatctcttaaccttctctttgttaagctaaacaaattgagctccttgagtctagtTTCCCCTGTTCCCTGAAAATTCAGTTTTTGGGAACATTTCTCATTCACTAATCTCcatgaaaagtgaaaataaattttttaattcaatttttttatttaagcaaATATTCATGGACATGTTTTGAGGTATCTGACCAGCACTAATGTTCATTCATATTTGTACATGAACATTTTCAGGATTTCAGTCAAGGTATTTGGCAAGGGAGATAAGGAGAGAAAACTATCAAATCAAAGTGATCCCATAAGTAgaaggggaggggagtttaaaagtttattttggtATTATTTTAAAGTAAGGGGGGGGTAGATCATTTGGAGCGGGAAGAGAGAGAATACATTCTGGGTCTGGTTCAACACATCCCTTAAGCACATGCGTatctttaagcacatacttaagtgctttgctaaatcagggccttGGAGAGtagtaaatgaagaaaaaaaaaactttgagagATTTGGAGAAAAACTCCGATTGCCTTTTGAGTGACAATGgttcaaattaaatatatattgtaGAGCTTGAGGTACATATTTTAGAAAagtctgtttttaaaagtaaCACAATACTTTAAATGTAAGGAAAAATGCCCACATTTTCCATATGAATGTAGCTTGATATATTTCAGCCTTTCTGTAGACACTAGTACATGACGACTACAGGAGTATGTTTCCATGCATATTACCTCCAACCATCAAATAGATGTCATGATCAATAGCATTTGTCTGCAAATACAATTTATATAAATGAAGGTGCACAGGGAAAAGGTGGATGTCTTCACCACAATTTCATCACTATGATTTTGTCTGATTGGGATTTTACAGAACTATATTTAGCACATTAATTTAGTATTGGTTAGGATGGAAATTTCAGTCTGCCATTTGCTGAGAGTAATTCTTTAAAATAAGTCCCAAGTTTTCTTCACATCCTCACACCTCCAAAGCATCCTAATTATGGACCATCTGCTTGTATTAAAAAGGACATTGCCAAATAGATTCAACCTGAAATatagatttcattttttaaaaaattgtttttcaaaacctaatattaatagaaatatttgcatgagttttaaaaatgttggtGAAACATATGTTATCTAATTTTTACaccctctttccctcccaccccgcaACCACAATATTTGCAAACCAAACATTGCATCATTGTATCAGTGCATGGAAACTAGAAAATAAACCTGACTAGGAAAAAACTCTAAACCTGGTTAATCTATTTTCATTTTCCCACTGAGTGAAAAGCAAAAAGTAAACCAACAGCATAAAAGGTGAAGagtaatttagattttaaaaactgtttcaaGTTTAATAATCTAAACCACAATTAGTAAACACAGCTGAGGAAATTTGAAAGGAATTTGTGTATCCTTACGAACCACTTGTAGGCTACATGCATGCAACAACAGTGAAAAGGTCTTCTCAGAGACTGAAGATACCTTTATTTTCCCAGGCTCTTTCCTCTTTCGTAGGATACATTTTTACCTATAGAAAAATCATGTGGATTTAGATACCATAACAGAGTTTTTGATTGGTCTTGAAGGCATATGTTTCTGAAGATGATGTTTCCTAGATGCAAGTCTCCTCAAACTCACTGTATGGAGATGAAGATAAAGAGGTTTTAGACTCTCCATCACTGTTGCATTCCCTTCTTAGATCAGGACTGGAAGCATCTGTAGCCTCCTTAGCAGATATTGTTTCCTTAGTGGTAGACCCTAATGGCTGACAATCCAGCAAACTCTGAAGGTGTTTAATGTAATTTATTGTGGCTCTTAGGGTCTCTACTTTGCTGAGGCGTTTGTCTGCAAGCTCCTTGGGAAGATGTTCTCGGAGGCGTGCATATCCCTCATTCACACAACGCActctttgcctctctctctcatttctcttTCGAATGAAGGCAGGCTCAAAAGAATAGTCATAGACTCCTACATATCCAGAGAAAGGGATGTAGGAAAATCTACCTGAATAACCACGGTAGGCTTGGTCCCAATAAGTTGGATCGAAATGAAAGGGAACACCAAAAGGCTCTCTTAGTGGTAACCCATGAGGATTCACATGGTTATTTCCCATGGACATAGCTCCTGAGAATAACATCCCATTCAATAGTCCATCATCTTTATTGCTGTCCATTGTTTACCAGTGCAATTTTAATCTCAAATTTGGCTTCCAAATCTTGCATTAATCCATGCATGGAGGAAACATTTGTATTGGGTCCTCTGCTCCACAGTCTGCTCTGTTCTTGTGGGTGAGATCTATGTCCAGTTTTAAAGGCAAAACTAACAATTCATGAAGTCCACAATATGACTGAAAATCAGCTCTACTCCTCAATCTTTTATAGAGGCAGGGTGCCATCTAATTTATAGACCAGCTTTTAGGACCATTACTCCACACTTTAAACCCAGCATTTCCTCTGATCTTCATCTTTCAAAAGATAATAAGAGGGTTCCTGTATTCCTTTTCTTCTAGCTTGAACGTGTGTCCGTAGAGTTAACACCAAACATAAACAAGCTTCCAGGCTCTAAACACTTCTCTTGTATTGTAACCCACAATATCTTTTGATAAAGTTGTCTCCAAAAGATGGGTAATTTCCAAAGTTTATAGGGATCTTCAAAGTTTTGGCAGAACTCCTCCCACTCAGGAACCGAAGATCTCCTGTCAGCTGAAAAACTAGCCAAAGGCTTTTCACACTGTAATCCAAAATACATCTGCAGCCTTTGTTGTTTCTGCTGTTCCAATCTAACTGAAGCGAGTTCTCCAGCAGTATGCAAAACTTATATGGTATCTCTTTAGCTTTCTAGGAAGGCTGAGAGATCATCAAAGGAAAGAGTGCTCTCTTGTGGTTGCAAGTCGTCTCACATCAAGATTACATACGTGCCTCCAAGAAAGGAAATCAGTGATTTCTTGGTGTTTTCTTCAGCTGAAAAGAAAGTTTTCCAGCAAGTTctgaggagagctgggttcaaaaaTTCAAAA
Coding sequences within it:
- the ASCL4 gene encoding achaete-scute homolog 4, which gives rise to MDSNKDDGLLNGMLFSGAMSMGNNHVNPHGLPLREPFGVPFHFDPTYWDQAYRGYSGRFSYIPFSGYVGVYDYSFEPAFIRKRNERERQRVRCVNEGYARLREHLPKELADKRLSKVETLRATINYIKHLQSLLDCQPLGSTTKETISAKEATDASSPDLRRECNSDGESKTSLSSSPYSEFEETCI